In the Wyeomyia smithii strain HCP4-BCI-WySm-NY-G18 chromosome 2, ASM2978416v1, whole genome shotgun sequence genome, one interval contains:
- the LOC129721228 gene encoding pyruvate carboxylase, mitochondrial isoform X2 gives MSMCGAQIALKSFKRAPRIRIWSMTKNAYSTQVEYKPIRSVLVANRGEIAIRVFRACTELGIRSVAVYSEQDKMHMHRQKADESYMVGKGLAPVEAYLNIPEIVRVCKENDVDAVHPGYGFLSERSDFAQAIIDAGLRFIGPSPKVVQQMGDKVAARQAAIQAGVPIVPGTDGPVTTKEEALDFCKKHGLPVIFKAAYGGGGRGMRVVRKMEEVEDSFQRASSEAKAAFGNGAMFIEKFIERPRHIEVQLLGDKAGNVVHLYERDCSVQRRHQKVVEIAPAPRLATEVRDKMTEYAVKLAKHVGYENAGTVEFLCDETGNFYFIEVNARLQVEHTVTEEITGIDLVQSQIRIAEGMTLPELGYTQDNIKTQGYAIQCRVTTEDPANDFQPSTGRLEVFRSGEGMGIRLDSASAYAGAIISPYYDSLLVKVISHAHDLQSSAAKMNRALREFRIRGVKTNIPFLLNVLENQKFLNGVLDTYFIDEHPQLFRFAKSKNRAQKLLNYLGEVLVNGPTTPLATKLKPADVHPHVPPVPLDLSPQALADEEEAGKKVTEPPRGFKDILREKGPEGFAKAVRAQKNLLLMDTTFRDAHQSLLATRVRSHDLLKISPYVSHKFNNFYSLENWGGATFDVALRFLHECPWERLEDMRKQIPNIPFQMLLRGANAVGYTNYPDNVVHKFCELSVQCGMDIFRVFDSLNYLPNLILGMDAAGNAGGVVEAAISYTGDVSDPSKKKYDLKYYTNLADELVKAGTHVLCIKDMAGLLKPQAAKLLITAIRDRHPDVPIHIHTHDTSGAGVASMLACAQAGADVVDVAVDSMSGMTSQPSMGAVVASLQGTPLDTGLNLRDISEYSAYWEQTRTLYAPFECTTTMKSGNADVYLNEIPGGQYTNLQFQAYSLGLGDFFEDVKKAYREANLLLGDIIKVTPSSKVVGDLAQFMVQNHLSAEQVMERAEELSFPKSVIEFLQGAIGTPHGGFPEPFRSRVLKDMPRIEGRPGASLAPLDFDKLKKELQESHHDVTDRDVMSAALYPQVTNDYLNFKDSFGPVDKLDTRVFLTGPKVGEEFEVTIEKGKTLGFKTLAMSEDSTANGEREVFFELNGQLRSVLIRDKEAVKELHIHPKATKGNKDQVGAPMPGSVIEVKVKVGDRVDKGQPLVVLSAMKMEMVVQSPRAGVVKTLDITAGMKLEGEDLILTLE, from the exons ATGTCGATGTGCGGAGCGCAAATTGCATTGAAGTCCTTCAAAAGGGCACCACGAATCAGGATCTGGTCTATGACCAAGAATGCTTATTCAACTCAG GTAGAATACAAACCCATTCGATCCGTGCTGGTTGCGAATCGGGGTGAGATTGCCATCCGTGTCTTCCGAGCCTGTACCGAATTGGGCATCCGTTCAGTAGCTGTCTACTCTGAACAGGACAAAATGCACATGCATCGTCAGAAGGCAGACGAGTCATATATGGTTGGTAAAGGCCTAGCACCAGTTGAAGCTTATCTCAACATTCCAGAAATCGTTAGAGTTTGTAAGGAAAACGATGTTGATGCAGTCCACCCGGG TTATGGGTTTCTGTCCGAGCGGTCGGACTTTGCGCAAGCAATAATTGATGCAGGTCTTCGGTTTATCGGCCCTTCACCCAAAGTAGTTCAACAGATGGGTGACAAAGTGGCAGCCCGTCAAGCGGCAATCCAGGCTggtgtgccgattgttccaggAACTGACGGTCCAGTTACAACCAAAGAAGAAGCACTCGATTTCTGCAAAAAGCATGGTCTACCAGTCATCTTCAAAGCCGCTTATGGTGGTGGAGGACGCGGCATGAGAGTTGTGCGAAAGATGGAAGAGGTTGAGGATAGCTTCCAACGTGCGAGTTCGGAGGCGAAAGCTGCTTTTGGTAACGGTGCCATGTTCATAGAAAAGTTTATCGAACGACCACGTCACATAGAAGTGCAGCTCCTCGGGGATAAGGCGGGCAACGTAGTTCATCTTTACGAACGGGATTGCTCGGTTCAACGTAGGCATCAAAAAGTAGTTGAAATCGCTCCGGCACCAAGACTGGCTACAGAAGTACGCGACAAAATGACTGAATACGCTGTCAAGTTAGCCAAACATGTTGGGTATGAAAATGCCGGCACAGTGGAGTTCCTTTGCGATGAAACGGGGAACTTCTACTTTATCGAAGTAAATGCTCGACTTCAGGTTGAACACACCGTTACCGAAGAAATTACCGGAATCGATTTGGTACAATCGCAAATCAGGATAGCCGAAGGTATGACTCTACCGGAATTGGGATACACTCAAGATAATATCAAGACTCAAGGATATGCCATCCAATGCCGTGTGACAACCGAAGACCCTGCCAATGATTTCCAGCCAAGCACCGGTCGTTTGGAAGTGTTCAGATCCGGTGAAGGAATGGGTATTCGACTGGACAGTGCATCCGCGTATGCTGGTGCAATTATTTCACCGTACTATGACTCTTTGCTTGTCAAAGTTATCTCCCACGCCCATGATCTTCAATCTTCTGCAGCGAAGATGAATCGAGCTTTACGTGAGTTCCGAATCCGTGGAGTTAAAACCAATATTCCCTTCCTACTTAATGTATTGGAAAATCAAAAATTCCTCAATGGTGTTCTGGATACATACTTCATCGATGAACATCCACAACTGTTCCGCTTCGCTAAATCGAAAAATCGTGCGCAAAAATTGCTCAACTACCTCGGCGAGGTGCTAGTTAATGGACCTACGACTCCGTTGGCAACGAAACTTAAGCCTGCCGATGTACATCCGCATGTCCCGCCGGTACCGTTAG ATTTGTCACCACAAGCACTTGCTGACGAAGAGGAAGCCGGTAAAAAAG TGACCGAACCACCACGCGGATTCAAGGACATTCTTCGAGAGAAGGGTCCGGAGGGATTCGCCAAAGCCGTACGCGCCCAAAAAAATCTACTGTTGATGGATACCACGTTCCGGGACGCGCATCAATCTCTCTTAGCAACACGTGTTCGATCACATGACTTGTTGAAGATTTCCCCGTACGTTTCGCACAAATTCAACAATTTTTACTCGTTGGAGAACTGGGGCGGGGCGACGTTTGATGTAGCCCTTCGCTTCTTGCATGAGTGCCCCTGGGAACGTTTGGAAGATATGCGCAAGCAGATTCCTAACATTCCATTCCAGATGCTGTTACGTGGAGCGAACGCCGTCGGGTACACCAATTATCCGGACAACGTAGTCCACAAGTTTTGCGAGCTTTCG GTGCAATGTGgtatggatattttccgagtgttTGATTCTCTGAACTATCTACCGAACTTAATCTTGGGTATGGATGCGGCCGGTAATGCAGGCGGTGTTGTAGAGGCTGCAATCTCCTATACAGGAGATGTTAGCGATCCAAGCAAGAAGAAATATGATCTCAAGTACTACACAAACTTGGCTGACGAGTTGGTCAAAGCTGGAACACATGTTTTGTGTATCAAAGATATGGCCGGGCTCCTAAAACCACAAGCCGCTAA aTTACTAATAACAGCTATACGTGATCGTCATCCTGATGTTCCGATCCACATTCACACCCATGATACCTCCGGTGCTGGCGTAGCGTCCATGCTTGCGTGTGCCCAAGCTGGAGCCGATGTAGTCGATGTGGCCGTTGATTCGATGTCCGGAATGACATCACAGCCAAGCATGGGTGCCGTTGTAGCATCATTGCAAGGAACTCCCTTGGATACTGGTCTTAACCTTCGTGACATCAGTGAGTATTCGGCCTACTGGGAACAAACCCGAACGCTTTACGCTCCATTCGAGTGCACCACAACGATGAAATCTGGAAACGCGGATGTGTACCTGAATGAAATACCTGGAGGCCAATATACCAACCTTCAGTTCCAAGCTTATTCACTAGGCTTGGGCGACTTTTTCGAGGATGTCAAAAAGGCATATCGGGAAGCCAATCTATTACTTGGTGACATCATCAAAGTGACACCATCGTCAAAAGTTGTCGGTGATTTGGCACAGTTCATGGTGCAGAATCATTTGTCTGCTGAACAAGTCATGGAACGGGCCGAAGAACTTTCATTCCCTAAATCAGTGATCGAATTCCTTCAGGGTGCCATCGGTACACCACACGGAGGCTTCCCTGAACCGTTCCGTTCCCGTGTACTAAAAGACATGCCACGCATCGAAGGACGCCCAGGTGCCTCTCTCGCCCCTCTGGACTTcgacaaactgaaaaaagaacTCCAAGAATCTCACCACGATGTGACAGATCGCGATGTCATGTCTGCTGCCTTATATCCACAGGTCACCAACGATTACCTCAACTTCAAAGACTCGTTTGGACCTGTTGACAAGCTTGATACAAGAGTTTTCCTCACTGGGCCAAAAGTTGGCGAGGAATTCGAAGTTAcaattgaaaaaggaaaaacgCTTGGCTTTAAAACGCTAGCAATGTCCGAAGATTCAACTGCAAACGGAGAACGCGAAGTGTTCTTTGAACTGAATGGACAGTTGCGATCGGTGCTTATCCGCGACAAAGAAGCTGTAAAG GAATTACACATACATCCCAAAGCAACCAAAGGAAACAAAGATCAAGTTGGAGCCCCTATGCCTGGTTCCGTTATTG AGGTCAAGGTGAAGGTGGGTGATCGCGTTGATAAGGGTCAGCCATTGGTTGTATTATCCGCAATGAAGATGGAAATGGTCGTCCAATCTCCACGTGCAGGTGTAGTAAAAACGCTGGATATCACTGCTGGAATGAAACTGGAAGGCGAAGATCTAATTCTTACACTAGAATAG
- the LOC129721228 gene encoding pyruvate carboxylase, mitochondrial isoform X1, which yields MSMCGAQIALKSFKRAPRIRIWSMTKNAYSTQVEYKPIRSVLVANRGEIAIRVFRACTELGIRSVAVYSEQDKMHMHRQKADESYMVGKGLAPVEAYLNIPEIVRVCKENDVDAVHPGYGFLSERSDFAQAIIDAGLRFIGPSPKVVQQMGDKVAARQAAIQAGVPIVPGTDGPVTTKEEALDFCKKHGLPVIFKAAYGGGGRGMRVVRKMEEVEDSFQRASSEAKAAFGNGAMFIEKFIERPRHIEVQLLGDKAGNVVHLYERDCSVQRRHQKVVEIAPAPRLATEVRDKMTEYAVKLAKHVGYENAGTVEFLCDETGNFYFIEVNARLQVEHTVTEEITGIDLVQSQIRIAEGMTLPELGYTQDNIKTQGYAIQCRVTTEDPANDFQPSTGRLEVFRSGEGMGIRLDSASAYAGAIISPYYDSLLVKVISHAHDLQSSAAKMNRALREFRIRGVKTNIPFLLNVLENQKFLNGVLDTYFIDEHPQLFRFAKSKNRAQKLLNYLGEVLVNGPTTPLATKLKPADVHPHVPPVPLDLSPQALADEEEAGKKVQKKHFTVTEPPRGFKDILREKGPEGFAKAVRAQKNLLLMDTTFRDAHQSLLATRVRSHDLLKISPYVSHKFNNFYSLENWGGATFDVALRFLHECPWERLEDMRKQIPNIPFQMLLRGANAVGYTNYPDNVVHKFCELSVQCGMDIFRVFDSLNYLPNLILGMDAAGNAGGVVEAAISYTGDVSDPSKKKYDLKYYTNLADELVKAGTHVLCIKDMAGLLKPQAAKLLITAIRDRHPDVPIHIHTHDTSGAGVASMLACAQAGADVVDVAVDSMSGMTSQPSMGAVVASLQGTPLDTGLNLRDISEYSAYWEQTRTLYAPFECTTTMKSGNADVYLNEIPGGQYTNLQFQAYSLGLGDFFEDVKKAYREANLLLGDIIKVTPSSKVVGDLAQFMVQNHLSAEQVMERAEELSFPKSVIEFLQGAIGTPHGGFPEPFRSRVLKDMPRIEGRPGASLAPLDFDKLKKELQESHHDVTDRDVMSAALYPQVTNDYLNFKDSFGPVDKLDTRVFLTGPKVGEEFEVTIEKGKTLGFKTLAMSEDSTANGEREVFFELNGQLRSVLIRDKEAVKELHIHPKATKGNKDQVGAPMPGSVIEVKVKVGDRVDKGQPLVVLSAMKMEMVVQSPRAGVVKTLDITAGMKLEGEDLILTLE from the exons ATGTCGATGTGCGGAGCGCAAATTGCATTGAAGTCCTTCAAAAGGGCACCACGAATCAGGATCTGGTCTATGACCAAGAATGCTTATTCAACTCAG GTAGAATACAAACCCATTCGATCCGTGCTGGTTGCGAATCGGGGTGAGATTGCCATCCGTGTCTTCCGAGCCTGTACCGAATTGGGCATCCGTTCAGTAGCTGTCTACTCTGAACAGGACAAAATGCACATGCATCGTCAGAAGGCAGACGAGTCATATATGGTTGGTAAAGGCCTAGCACCAGTTGAAGCTTATCTCAACATTCCAGAAATCGTTAGAGTTTGTAAGGAAAACGATGTTGATGCAGTCCACCCGGG TTATGGGTTTCTGTCCGAGCGGTCGGACTTTGCGCAAGCAATAATTGATGCAGGTCTTCGGTTTATCGGCCCTTCACCCAAAGTAGTTCAACAGATGGGTGACAAAGTGGCAGCCCGTCAAGCGGCAATCCAGGCTggtgtgccgattgttccaggAACTGACGGTCCAGTTACAACCAAAGAAGAAGCACTCGATTTCTGCAAAAAGCATGGTCTACCAGTCATCTTCAAAGCCGCTTATGGTGGTGGAGGACGCGGCATGAGAGTTGTGCGAAAGATGGAAGAGGTTGAGGATAGCTTCCAACGTGCGAGTTCGGAGGCGAAAGCTGCTTTTGGTAACGGTGCCATGTTCATAGAAAAGTTTATCGAACGACCACGTCACATAGAAGTGCAGCTCCTCGGGGATAAGGCGGGCAACGTAGTTCATCTTTACGAACGGGATTGCTCGGTTCAACGTAGGCATCAAAAAGTAGTTGAAATCGCTCCGGCACCAAGACTGGCTACAGAAGTACGCGACAAAATGACTGAATACGCTGTCAAGTTAGCCAAACATGTTGGGTATGAAAATGCCGGCACAGTGGAGTTCCTTTGCGATGAAACGGGGAACTTCTACTTTATCGAAGTAAATGCTCGACTTCAGGTTGAACACACCGTTACCGAAGAAATTACCGGAATCGATTTGGTACAATCGCAAATCAGGATAGCCGAAGGTATGACTCTACCGGAATTGGGATACACTCAAGATAATATCAAGACTCAAGGATATGCCATCCAATGCCGTGTGACAACCGAAGACCCTGCCAATGATTTCCAGCCAAGCACCGGTCGTTTGGAAGTGTTCAGATCCGGTGAAGGAATGGGTATTCGACTGGACAGTGCATCCGCGTATGCTGGTGCAATTATTTCACCGTACTATGACTCTTTGCTTGTCAAAGTTATCTCCCACGCCCATGATCTTCAATCTTCTGCAGCGAAGATGAATCGAGCTTTACGTGAGTTCCGAATCCGTGGAGTTAAAACCAATATTCCCTTCCTACTTAATGTATTGGAAAATCAAAAATTCCTCAATGGTGTTCTGGATACATACTTCATCGATGAACATCCACAACTGTTCCGCTTCGCTAAATCGAAAAATCGTGCGCAAAAATTGCTCAACTACCTCGGCGAGGTGCTAGTTAATGGACCTACGACTCCGTTGGCAACGAAACTTAAGCCTGCCGATGTACATCCGCATGTCCCGCCGGTACCGTTAG ATTTGTCACCACAAGCACTTGCTGACGAAGAGGAAGCCGGTAAAAAAG ttcaaaaaaaacatttcacagTGACCGAACCACCACGCGGATTCAAGGACATTCTTCGAGAGAAGGGTCCGGAGGGATTCGCCAAAGCCGTACGCGCCCAAAAAAATCTACTGTTGATGGATACCACGTTCCGGGACGCGCATCAATCTCTCTTAGCAACACGTGTTCGATCACATGACTTGTTGAAGATTTCCCCGTACGTTTCGCACAAATTCAACAATTTTTACTCGTTGGAGAACTGGGGCGGGGCGACGTTTGATGTAGCCCTTCGCTTCTTGCATGAGTGCCCCTGGGAACGTTTGGAAGATATGCGCAAGCAGATTCCTAACATTCCATTCCAGATGCTGTTACGTGGAGCGAACGCCGTCGGGTACACCAATTATCCGGACAACGTAGTCCACAAGTTTTGCGAGCTTTCG GTGCAATGTGgtatggatattttccgagtgttTGATTCTCTGAACTATCTACCGAACTTAATCTTGGGTATGGATGCGGCCGGTAATGCAGGCGGTGTTGTAGAGGCTGCAATCTCCTATACAGGAGATGTTAGCGATCCAAGCAAGAAGAAATATGATCTCAAGTACTACACAAACTTGGCTGACGAGTTGGTCAAAGCTGGAACACATGTTTTGTGTATCAAAGATATGGCCGGGCTCCTAAAACCACAAGCCGCTAA aTTACTAATAACAGCTATACGTGATCGTCATCCTGATGTTCCGATCCACATTCACACCCATGATACCTCCGGTGCTGGCGTAGCGTCCATGCTTGCGTGTGCCCAAGCTGGAGCCGATGTAGTCGATGTGGCCGTTGATTCGATGTCCGGAATGACATCACAGCCAAGCATGGGTGCCGTTGTAGCATCATTGCAAGGAACTCCCTTGGATACTGGTCTTAACCTTCGTGACATCAGTGAGTATTCGGCCTACTGGGAACAAACCCGAACGCTTTACGCTCCATTCGAGTGCACCACAACGATGAAATCTGGAAACGCGGATGTGTACCTGAATGAAATACCTGGAGGCCAATATACCAACCTTCAGTTCCAAGCTTATTCACTAGGCTTGGGCGACTTTTTCGAGGATGTCAAAAAGGCATATCGGGAAGCCAATCTATTACTTGGTGACATCATCAAAGTGACACCATCGTCAAAAGTTGTCGGTGATTTGGCACAGTTCATGGTGCAGAATCATTTGTCTGCTGAACAAGTCATGGAACGGGCCGAAGAACTTTCATTCCCTAAATCAGTGATCGAATTCCTTCAGGGTGCCATCGGTACACCACACGGAGGCTTCCCTGAACCGTTCCGTTCCCGTGTACTAAAAGACATGCCACGCATCGAAGGACGCCCAGGTGCCTCTCTCGCCCCTCTGGACTTcgacaaactgaaaaaagaacTCCAAGAATCTCACCACGATGTGACAGATCGCGATGTCATGTCTGCTGCCTTATATCCACAGGTCACCAACGATTACCTCAACTTCAAAGACTCGTTTGGACCTGTTGACAAGCTTGATACAAGAGTTTTCCTCACTGGGCCAAAAGTTGGCGAGGAATTCGAAGTTAcaattgaaaaaggaaaaacgCTTGGCTTTAAAACGCTAGCAATGTCCGAAGATTCAACTGCAAACGGAGAACGCGAAGTGTTCTTTGAACTGAATGGACAGTTGCGATCGGTGCTTATCCGCGACAAAGAAGCTGTAAAG GAATTACACATACATCCCAAAGCAACCAAAGGAAACAAAGATCAAGTTGGAGCCCCTATGCCTGGTTCCGTTATTG AGGTCAAGGTGAAGGTGGGTGATCGCGTTGATAAGGGTCAGCCATTGGTTGTATTATCCGCAATGAAGATGGAAATGGTCGTCCAATCTCCACGTGCAGGTGTAGTAAAAACGCTGGATATCACTGCTGGAATGAAACTGGAAGGCGAAGATCTAATTCTTACACTAGAATAG
- the LOC129721228 gene encoding pyruvate carboxylase, mitochondrial isoform X4 has translation MSMCGAQIALKSFKRAPRIRIWSMTKNAYSTQVEYKPIRSVLVANRGEIAIRVFRACTELGIRSVAVYSEQDKMHMHRQKADESYMVGKGLAPVEAYLNIPEIVRVCKENDVDAVHPGYGFLSERSDFAQAIIDAGLRFIGPSPKVVQQMGDKVAARQAAIQAGVPIVPGTDGPVTTKEEALDFCKKHGLPVIFKAAYGGGGRGMRVVRKMEEVEDSFQRASSEAKAAFGNGAMFIEKFIERPRHIEVQLLGDKAGNVVHLYERDCSVQRRHQKVVEIAPAPRLATEVRDKMTEYAVKLAKHVGYENAGTVEFLCDETGNFYFIEVNARLQVEHTVTEEITGIDLVQSQIRIAEGMTLPELGYTQDNIKTQGYAIQCRVTTEDPANDFQPSTGRLEVFRSGEGMGIRLDSASAYAGAIISPYYDSLLVKVISHAHDLQSSAAKMNRALREFRIRGVKTNIPFLLNVLENQKFLNGVLDTYFIDEHPQLFRFAKSKNRAQKLLNYLGEVLVNGPTTPLATKLKPADVHPHVPPVPLVTEPPRGFKDILREKGPEGFAKAVRAQKNLLLMDTTFRDAHQSLLATRVRSHDLLKISPYVSHKFNNFYSLENWGGATFDVALRFLHECPWERLEDMRKQIPNIPFQMLLRGANAVGYTNYPDNVVHKFCELSVQCGMDIFRVFDSLNYLPNLILGMDAAGNAGGVVEAAISYTGDVSDPSKKKYDLKYYTNLADELVKAGTHVLCIKDMAGLLKPQAAKLLITAIRDRHPDVPIHIHTHDTSGAGVASMLACAQAGADVVDVAVDSMSGMTSQPSMGAVVASLQGTPLDTGLNLRDISEYSAYWEQTRTLYAPFECTTTMKSGNADVYLNEIPGGQYTNLQFQAYSLGLGDFFEDVKKAYREANLLLGDIIKVTPSSKVVGDLAQFMVQNHLSAEQVMERAEELSFPKSVIEFLQGAIGTPHGGFPEPFRSRVLKDMPRIEGRPGASLAPLDFDKLKKELQESHHDVTDRDVMSAALYPQVTNDYLNFKDSFGPVDKLDTRVFLTGPKVGEEFEVTIEKGKTLGFKTLAMSEDSTANGEREVFFELNGQLRSVLIRDKEAVKELHIHPKATKGNKDQVGAPMPGSVIEVKVKVGDRVDKGQPLVVLSAMKMEMVVQSPRAGVVKTLDITAGMKLEGEDLILTLE, from the exons ATGTCGATGTGCGGAGCGCAAATTGCATTGAAGTCCTTCAAAAGGGCACCACGAATCAGGATCTGGTCTATGACCAAGAATGCTTATTCAACTCAG GTAGAATACAAACCCATTCGATCCGTGCTGGTTGCGAATCGGGGTGAGATTGCCATCCGTGTCTTCCGAGCCTGTACCGAATTGGGCATCCGTTCAGTAGCTGTCTACTCTGAACAGGACAAAATGCACATGCATCGTCAGAAGGCAGACGAGTCATATATGGTTGGTAAAGGCCTAGCACCAGTTGAAGCTTATCTCAACATTCCAGAAATCGTTAGAGTTTGTAAGGAAAACGATGTTGATGCAGTCCACCCGGG TTATGGGTTTCTGTCCGAGCGGTCGGACTTTGCGCAAGCAATAATTGATGCAGGTCTTCGGTTTATCGGCCCTTCACCCAAAGTAGTTCAACAGATGGGTGACAAAGTGGCAGCCCGTCAAGCGGCAATCCAGGCTggtgtgccgattgttccaggAACTGACGGTCCAGTTACAACCAAAGAAGAAGCACTCGATTTCTGCAAAAAGCATGGTCTACCAGTCATCTTCAAAGCCGCTTATGGTGGTGGAGGACGCGGCATGAGAGTTGTGCGAAAGATGGAAGAGGTTGAGGATAGCTTCCAACGTGCGAGTTCGGAGGCGAAAGCTGCTTTTGGTAACGGTGCCATGTTCATAGAAAAGTTTATCGAACGACCACGTCACATAGAAGTGCAGCTCCTCGGGGATAAGGCGGGCAACGTAGTTCATCTTTACGAACGGGATTGCTCGGTTCAACGTAGGCATCAAAAAGTAGTTGAAATCGCTCCGGCACCAAGACTGGCTACAGAAGTACGCGACAAAATGACTGAATACGCTGTCAAGTTAGCCAAACATGTTGGGTATGAAAATGCCGGCACAGTGGAGTTCCTTTGCGATGAAACGGGGAACTTCTACTTTATCGAAGTAAATGCTCGACTTCAGGTTGAACACACCGTTACCGAAGAAATTACCGGAATCGATTTGGTACAATCGCAAATCAGGATAGCCGAAGGTATGACTCTACCGGAATTGGGATACACTCAAGATAATATCAAGACTCAAGGATATGCCATCCAATGCCGTGTGACAACCGAAGACCCTGCCAATGATTTCCAGCCAAGCACCGGTCGTTTGGAAGTGTTCAGATCCGGTGAAGGAATGGGTATTCGACTGGACAGTGCATCCGCGTATGCTGGTGCAATTATTTCACCGTACTATGACTCTTTGCTTGTCAAAGTTATCTCCCACGCCCATGATCTTCAATCTTCTGCAGCGAAGATGAATCGAGCTTTACGTGAGTTCCGAATCCGTGGAGTTAAAACCAATATTCCCTTCCTACTTAATGTATTGGAAAATCAAAAATTCCTCAATGGTGTTCTGGATACATACTTCATCGATGAACATCCACAACTGTTCCGCTTCGCTAAATCGAAAAATCGTGCGCAAAAATTGCTCAACTACCTCGGCGAGGTGCTAGTTAATGGACCTACGACTCCGTTGGCAACGAAACTTAAGCCTGCCGATGTACATCCGCATGTCCCGCCGGTACCGTTAG TGACCGAACCACCACGCGGATTCAAGGACATTCTTCGAGAGAAGGGTCCGGAGGGATTCGCCAAAGCCGTACGCGCCCAAAAAAATCTACTGTTGATGGATACCACGTTCCGGGACGCGCATCAATCTCTCTTAGCAACACGTGTTCGATCACATGACTTGTTGAAGATTTCCCCGTACGTTTCGCACAAATTCAACAATTTTTACTCGTTGGAGAACTGGGGCGGGGCGACGTTTGATGTAGCCCTTCGCTTCTTGCATGAGTGCCCCTGGGAACGTTTGGAAGATATGCGCAAGCAGATTCCTAACATTCCATTCCAGATGCTGTTACGTGGAGCGAACGCCGTCGGGTACACCAATTATCCGGACAACGTAGTCCACAAGTTTTGCGAGCTTTCG GTGCAATGTGgtatggatattttccgagtgttTGATTCTCTGAACTATCTACCGAACTTAATCTTGGGTATGGATGCGGCCGGTAATGCAGGCGGTGTTGTAGAGGCTGCAATCTCCTATACAGGAGATGTTAGCGATCCAAGCAAGAAGAAATATGATCTCAAGTACTACACAAACTTGGCTGACGAGTTGGTCAAAGCTGGAACACATGTTTTGTGTATCAAAGATATGGCCGGGCTCCTAAAACCACAAGCCGCTAA aTTACTAATAACAGCTATACGTGATCGTCATCCTGATGTTCCGATCCACATTCACACCCATGATACCTCCGGTGCTGGCGTAGCGTCCATGCTTGCGTGTGCCCAAGCTGGAGCCGATGTAGTCGATGTGGCCGTTGATTCGATGTCCGGAATGACATCACAGCCAAGCATGGGTGCCGTTGTAGCATCATTGCAAGGAACTCCCTTGGATACTGGTCTTAACCTTCGTGACATCAGTGAGTATTCGGCCTACTGGGAACAAACCCGAACGCTTTACGCTCCATTCGAGTGCACCACAACGATGAAATCTGGAAACGCGGATGTGTACCTGAATGAAATACCTGGAGGCCAATATACCAACCTTCAGTTCCAAGCTTATTCACTAGGCTTGGGCGACTTTTTCGAGGATGTCAAAAAGGCATATCGGGAAGCCAATCTATTACTTGGTGACATCATCAAAGTGACACCATCGTCAAAAGTTGTCGGTGATTTGGCACAGTTCATGGTGCAGAATCATTTGTCTGCTGAACAAGTCATGGAACGGGCCGAAGAACTTTCATTCCCTAAATCAGTGATCGAATTCCTTCAGGGTGCCATCGGTACACCACACGGAGGCTTCCCTGAACCGTTCCGTTCCCGTGTACTAAAAGACATGCCACGCATCGAAGGACGCCCAGGTGCCTCTCTCGCCCCTCTGGACTTcgacaaactgaaaaaagaacTCCAAGAATCTCACCACGATGTGACAGATCGCGATGTCATGTCTGCTGCCTTATATCCACAGGTCACCAACGATTACCTCAACTTCAAAGACTCGTTTGGACCTGTTGACAAGCTTGATACAAGAGTTTTCCTCACTGGGCCAAAAGTTGGCGAGGAATTCGAAGTTAcaattgaaaaaggaaaaacgCTTGGCTTTAAAACGCTAGCAATGTCCGAAGATTCAACTGCAAACGGAGAACGCGAAGTGTTCTTTGAACTGAATGGACAGTTGCGATCGGTGCTTATCCGCGACAAAGAAGCTGTAAAG GAATTACACATACATCCCAAAGCAACCAAAGGAAACAAAGATCAAGTTGGAGCCCCTATGCCTGGTTCCGTTATTG AGGTCAAGGTGAAGGTGGGTGATCGCGTTGATAAGGGTCAGCCATTGGTTGTATTATCCGCAATGAAGATGGAAATGGTCGTCCAATCTCCACGTGCAGGTGTAGTAAAAACGCTGGATATCACTGCTGGAATGAAACTGGAAGGCGAAGATCTAATTCTTACACTAGAATAG